A portion of the Falco naumanni isolate bFalNau1 chromosome 9, bFalNau1.pat, whole genome shotgun sequence genome contains these proteins:
- the CISD1 gene encoding CDGSH iron-sulfur domain-containing protein 1 has product MGPGQHSAVRVEWIAAVSLAAGAAAVGYLAYKKFLCKDKCCKAMVNPHIQKDNPKVVHAFDMEDLGDKAVYCRCWRSKKFPLCDGSHTKHNEETGDNVGPLIIKRKEA; this is encoded by the exons TTGAATGGATTGCTGCAGTTTCCttagctgctggagcagctgctgttgggTATCTAGCTTACAAAAAATTTCTCTGTAAAGACAAATGCTGCAAAGCAATGGTCAATCCCCATATCCAGAAGGATAACCCCAAGGTAGTCCATGCATTTGATATGGAAGATCTAGGAGACAAGGCTGTGTACTGTCGTTGTTGGAGATCTaagaag ttccCGCTGTGTGATGGCTCTCACACAAAGCACAATGAGGAAACCGGTGACAACGTTGGGCCTCTGATCATCAAGAGGAAGGAGGCGTAG